The following proteins come from a genomic window of Myroides odoratus DSM 2801:
- the truA gene encoding tRNA pseudouridine(38-40) synthase TruA — protein MRYFIEFAYNGTAYHGWQLQPNAPTVQQTLTEAISTLLRHPIELVGAGRTDAGVHAKQMFAHFDYDLPFDSAALIQKMNSFLPPDIVVYQFHSVDAEAHARFDATYRTYEYHMHLFKDAFVHPLSYYHHRPLDIALMNQAAQILFEYEDFECFSKTHTDVFTFNCTIYKAVWTQTNDNQLIFTVSANRFLRNMVRAIVGTLINVGLHKITLDDFRAIIESKDRGKAGFSVPGKGLFLTKVGYPYL, from the coding sequence TTGAGATATTTTATCGAATTTGCGTATAATGGCACAGCGTATCATGGATGGCAATTACAGCCCAACGCACCTACTGTACAGCAAACATTAACTGAGGCTATTTCAACTTTACTGCGTCACCCCATTGAACTCGTTGGTGCGGGTAGAACTGATGCAGGTGTGCATGCAAAACAAATGTTTGCTCATTTTGATTATGATCTACCTTTTGATTCTGCAGCCTTAATTCAAAAGATGAATTCTTTTTTACCTCCCGATATTGTTGTCTATCAATTTCACAGCGTAGATGCAGAAGCACATGCGCGATTTGATGCAACATATCGAACCTATGAATATCACATGCACTTATTCAAAGATGCTTTTGTCCATCCTTTGAGCTATTACCATCATCGTCCTTTAGACATTGCTTTGATGAATCAAGCGGCACAAATACTATTTGAATACGAAGATTTTGAATGTTTTTCTAAAACGCATACAGACGTTTTTACGTTCAACTGCACCATTTACAAAGCAGTTTGGACCCAAACAAATGACAATCAGTTGATATTCACGGTAAGTGCCAATCGCTTTTTGCGCAATATGGTACGTGCCATTGTTGGGACTTTAATCAATGTGGGATTACACAAAATTACCCTTGATGATTTCAGAGCCATCATCGAAAGCAAAGACCGAGGAAAAGCTGGTTTTTCAGTTCCCGGAAAAGGCTTATTTTTAACGAAAGTAGGTTATCCTTATTTATGA
- a CDS encoding metallophosphoesterase family protein, which produces MKKILLLSDTHSCIDESILKYVKQADEVWHAGDIGNLQVTDEIKKYKPLRAVYGNIDDAEARLEFPEEQVFVCEGMKVYMIHIGGYPGKYRTQVKNQLLREKPGLYICGHSHILKIQYDPQYGVLHLNPGAAGISGFHQVRTMLRFVLDQGNIKDMELIEWPKNKKTEQF; this is translated from the coding sequence TTGAAAAAAATATTATTACTATCAGATACCCATAGTTGTATCGATGAATCCATCTTGAAATATGTCAAACAAGCCGATGAAGTTTGGCATGCAGGTGATATTGGCAACCTTCAAGTAACAGATGAAATTAAGAAGTATAAACCCCTGCGTGCGGTATATGGTAATATAGATGACGCGGAGGCGCGGTTAGAATTTCCCGAAGAACAAGTCTTTGTTTGTGAAGGAATGAAGGTGTATATGATTCATATAGGCGGATATCCTGGAAAATACCGAACCCAAGTAAAAAATCAATTGTTGCGCGAAAAACCAGGGTTGTATATCTGTGGACATTCCCATATTTTAAAAATACAATATGATCCGCAGTATGGCGTGCTACACTTAAATCCCGGAGCAGCGGGAATCAGTGGTTTTCACCAAGTTCGAACGATGTTGCGCTTTGTGTTAGACCAAGGCAATATTAAAGATATGGAGCTCATCGAGTGGCCTAAAAACAAAAAAACCGAACAATTCTAA
- a CDS encoding RHS repeat domain-containing protein, whose amino-acid sequence IETEFEYNEFNQPVVEIIKDSKGTQLRLERSWLANGLLNRQVTQLNGNSIKEEDYTYDVRNRLVEYHISGSEFPRDGYGQAFRKQMYEYDALNNLLTVETTLENYQVDVADYHYENHADPTQLTSVTHSLEIYPATIDLQYDTCGRMTVDEAGRNLSYDAFGRLVELEGAQDSSYQYNANNQLVNQTVAGDKNCQLYYRAGELVNQVLVEEDKKVRWIKSGASCLAVNDDQDVTLTANGQNESLLWSVKNSDSKGELHQYGAYGQGEAEEYLPAFNGERKDPISGHYHLGNGYRSYSPVLMRFTCPDSMSPFGAGGINAYAYCAGDPINLIDPSGHSAMGTAGLFSGGAVSQGLSRLGAGGGIALGIFGIVSAVATFGASVAAMGVAMASISLTLSLAAEATGIASIATAKSNPELSAKLGWASLGLGIAGSATGAYSKPTKLSNKIGTQSIASSIPVETFLYKEFTVDATTIERKSITVVAGNNYDIKKPGKVVVIAHGSGTMDDSFTSSLPIGFHAREGEDLLLNAIPVFRGEKHLTNPVVNYSIGQNIPEQILSAPIVGLSDLETGMVYDDTLESSIKRIKKAVNKNPDLPYAVAFVSTDNPMMLSEVSHLLESHFTQIEYLCCR is encoded by the coding sequence ATCGAAACGGAGTTTGAATACAACGAATTCAATCAGCCTGTAGTGGAAATCATCAAGGACAGCAAAGGCACACAATTGCGTTTAGAGCGAAGCTGGCTTGCAAATGGGTTGCTCAATAGACAAGTAACCCAGTTAAACGGCAACAGCATCAAAGAAGAGGATTATACGTATGATGTGCGCAATCGCTTGGTGGAATATCACATCAGTGGAAGTGAATTCCCAAGGGATGGTTATGGACAGGCTTTTCGCAAACAAATGTATGAATACGATGCGTTGAATAATTTACTAACAGTGGAAACTACGTTGGAAAATTATCAGGTGGATGTGGCGGACTATCACTACGAGAATCATGCCGATCCAACACAGTTGACCAGCGTAACGCATTCCCTTGAAATTTATCCAGCAACTATTGATTTACAATACGACACTTGTGGACGCATGACAGTGGATGAAGCAGGTAGAAACCTGAGCTATGACGCTTTTGGACGACTTGTTGAACTAGAAGGGGCGCAAGATAGCAGCTACCAATACAACGCAAATAATCAACTGGTGAATCAAACCGTAGCCGGGGATAAGAATTGTCAATTGTATTACCGCGCAGGGGAACTGGTGAATCAAGTACTGGTGGAAGAAGATAAGAAAGTGCGTTGGATTAAAAGTGGAGCGTCATGTCTGGCGGTCAATGATGATCAGGACGTTACCTTAACGGCAAATGGGCAGAATGAGAGCTTGTTGTGGTCGGTGAAAAACAGCGATTCTAAAGGTGAACTACACCAATATGGAGCGTATGGACAGGGAGAAGCAGAAGAATATTTACCGGCTTTTAACGGGGAACGAAAAGATCCAATCAGTGGGCATTACCATTTGGGCAATGGATATCGTTCGTATAGTCCAGTCTTGATGCGTTTTACTTGTCCCGATAGTATGAGTCCGTTTGGAGCGGGAGGCATCAACGCTTATGCCTATTGTGCAGGCGATCCGATTAACCTCATTGATCCTTCGGGGCACAGTGCCATGGGAACAGCGGGGTTGTTCTCCGGAGGGGCAGTTTCCCAGGGATTAAGTCGATTAGGTGCAGGCGGAGGAATTGCTTTAGGGATTTTCGGAATTGTTAGTGCTGTTGCAACCTTTGGTGCTTCTGTGGCTGCAATGGGAGTCGCGATGGCGAGTATATCCCTGACTCTTAGTTTAGCTGCGGAAGCAACAGGAATTGCTAGTATTGCAACTGCTAAGAGTAATCCTGAGCTATCGGCTAAATTAGGTTGGGCTTCGCTGGGATTGGGAATTGCAGGTTCGGCAACGGGAGCTTATTCTAAACCAACTAAACTATCCAACAAAATAGGTACACAAAGTATTGCGAGCAGTATTCCAGTAGAAACATTTCTTTATAAAGAATTTACCGTTGACGCTACTACTATTGAGCGTAAATCTATAACTGTTGTAGCGGGAAATAACTATGATATAAAGAAACCTGGTAAAGTTGTTGTAATAGCGCATGGAAGTGGTACTATGGACGATAGCTTTACTTCCAGTCTGCCAATTGGTTTTCATGCTCGTGAAGGTGAGGACCTCTTGTTGAATGCAATACCTGTATTTAGAGGAGAAAAGCACTTAACTAATCCAGTAGTTAACTATTCGATTGGACAAAATATACCTGAACAAATTCTAAGTGCTCCAATTGTTGGTTTATCGGATCTAGAAACGGGAATGGTATATGATGATACTTTAGAATCTTCTATAAAACGCATTAAGAAAGCTGTAAATAAGAATCCTGATCTTCCATATGCTGTTGCATTCGTTTCTACAGATAATCCCATGATGTTATCGGAGGTGTCACATCTATTAGAATCACATTTTACACAAATTGAATATCTTTGCTGTAGGTAG
- a CDS encoding DUF4293 domain-containing protein, giving the protein MLQRIQTVYMTLALIVLGVLPFVFPLWYNAKQEEIYFMFIPSYTILFGVCTALTLVSIMNYKNRQRQFVCNRLTMILNVILLGLFVYRTLTVSGEASEIVSEKGIGMFLPIVSIVLLVLANKAIKKDEDLVKSVDRLR; this is encoded by the coding sequence ATGCTACAGCGAATTCAAACCGTATATATGACACTAGCTCTTATTGTGCTTGGCGTATTACCCTTTGTTTTTCCATTATGGTACAATGCTAAACAAGAGGAAATTTACTTTATGTTCATTCCTAGTTACACCATTCTTTTTGGTGTATGTACAGCCTTAACGCTTGTCAGTATCATGAATTATAAAAATAGACAACGACAGTTTGTTTGCAACAGACTGACTATGATATTAAACGTTATACTATTAGGATTATTTGTTTATCGAACACTAACTGTATCTGGAGAAGCGTCAGAAATCGTTTCTGAGAAAGGTATTGGGATGTTCCTCCCTATTGTTTCTATCGTGTTGCTTGTATTAGCAAACAAAGCCATCAAGAAGGATGAAGATCTTGTAAAATCTGTGGATCGCTTACGATAA
- a CDS encoding LytR/AlgR family response regulator transcription factor, producing MGTKYKCLIVDDEKPAHQVLMSHINQCEDLECVGNAFSGKEALLFLQKNEVDILLLDINMPLISGLEFLDMIAVKPITIITTAYSDFALESYEKDAVDYLLKPISFGKFLKAIEKAKIFCKNRKDSTDEVKDNVLKIREDGLDVLLDIDEILFIESAGNYIKIYVENRSKSYFVYGSLISIKTELPDYFIQVHRSFIVNRKQIVKKELGKVTLHVNIEIPVGRKYQILIE from the coding sequence ATGGGGACTAAATACAAATGTTTAATAGTTGATGACGAGAAGCCAGCACATCAGGTGTTGATGAGTCATATCAATCAATGTGAAGATTTAGAATGTGTAGGTAATGCCTTTTCTGGAAAAGAAGCGCTGCTTTTTTTGCAAAAAAATGAGGTTGATATTCTATTGTTGGATATTAATATGCCCCTTATTTCTGGATTGGAATTTTTGGATATGATAGCGGTAAAACCAATCACGATTATTACAACTGCTTACTCGGATTTCGCTCTAGAATCATATGAAAAAGATGCGGTGGACTATTTATTAAAACCTATTTCGTTTGGCAAATTTTTAAAAGCCATCGAAAAAGCGAAAATCTTTTGTAAGAATCGAAAAGATTCTACAGATGAAGTAAAGGACAATGTGTTGAAAATTAGAGAAGATGGATTGGATGTGCTACTGGATATAGATGAGATTCTCTTTATTGAAAGCGCAGGAAACTATATAAAAATATATGTTGAAAATCGCAGTAAGAGCTATTTTGTTTATGGTTCATTGATTAGCATTAAAACGGAATTACCAGATTATTTTATTCAAGTACATCGTTCTTTTATTGTCAATCGAAAACAGATTGTAAAAAAGGAGCTTGGAAAAGTAACGCTACACGTTAATATTGAAATACCTGTAGGTAGAAAGTATCAGATTTTAATTGAATAG
- a CDS encoding ABC transporter ATP-binding protein produces MKKLNSISLRKTLAYAKPYQSRFRWVVFFAIALSIFAAARPYMVKETVNSYVQPQDQNGLLLYVGLMGIVLFLEVLFQFLFTYWASWLGQDIVKDIREQLFKKIISFRMRYFDNEPVGKLVTRSVSDIESIASIFSQGLFMIVSDLLKMVVVLGIMFYMNWKLSCIVLLAMPILLYATRIFQIKMKDAFQEVRTQIANLNTFVQERISGMKIVQLFTREEIEYEKFKEINEKHNQAWLKNILYNSIFFPIADIVSSLTLGMVIWYGGMSIVQGDNLTTFGDLFAYTMLISMLFNPLRQIADKFNVMQMGIIAAERVFEVLEMDETIENTGTIQAPAFKGDISLHNVHFSYIPGVEVLKGINLEIKAGQTVAIVGSSGAGKSTIINLLNRFYDINAGTIKIDHIDIHDFELASLRKQIAIVLQDVFLFSDSILNNITLHNPDITREFVIESAKKIGIHEFIVNLPGGYDYDVKERGVMLSSGQRQLIAFLRAYVSRPSILILDEATSSIDSHSEELLQKATDYLTHNQTSIIIAHRLATIVNADVIIVMDKGKIVEKGTHQELLTYDNGYYRNLYESQFKVVESA; encoded by the coding sequence ATGAAAAAATTAAATTCTATATCCTTGCGTAAAACCTTAGCGTACGCCAAACCGTACCAAAGTAGATTCCGCTGGGTCGTATTCTTCGCCATTGCGCTATCCATCTTTGCTGCGGCACGTCCGTATATGGTCAAAGAAACAGTGAATAGCTATGTACAACCACAAGACCAAAATGGATTATTGCTCTATGTTGGTTTAATGGGTATTGTGCTCTTTCTGGAAGTCTTATTCCAATTTTTATTTACCTATTGGGCAAGTTGGTTAGGACAAGACATTGTCAAAGATATTCGCGAACAATTGTTTAAGAAAATTATTTCTTTTCGCATGCGTTATTTTGACAATGAACCTGTAGGAAAATTAGTCACGCGTTCTGTTTCAGATATCGAATCGATTGCCAGTATCTTCAGTCAGGGATTATTTATGATTGTCAGTGACTTGTTGAAAATGGTGGTTGTATTGGGAATTATGTTTTACATGAACTGGAAATTAAGCTGTATTGTTTTATTGGCCATGCCTATTTTACTTTATGCTACGCGAATCTTTCAAATAAAAATGAAAGACGCCTTCCAAGAAGTTCGCACACAAATTGCCAACCTCAATACCTTCGTACAAGAGCGTATTTCAGGGATGAAGATTGTTCAACTATTCACACGTGAAGAAATTGAATATGAAAAATTCAAAGAAATCAATGAAAAGCACAACCAAGCTTGGTTAAAAAATATTTTATATAACTCTATTTTCTTTCCAATTGCCGATATCGTTTCATCCTTAACCTTAGGAATGGTGATTTGGTATGGAGGGATGTCTATTGTCCAAGGAGATAACCTCACCACTTTTGGAGATTTATTTGCTTATACCATGTTAATCAGTATGTTGTTTAACCCTTTGCGTCAAATTGCGGATAAATTTAACGTGATGCAAATGGGAATTATTGCAGCAGAACGCGTATTTGAAGTATTGGAAATGGATGAAACCATTGAAAATACAGGTACCATTCAAGCACCAGCTTTCAAAGGAGATATTTCTTTACACAACGTTCATTTCAGTTATATTCCTGGGGTAGAAGTATTAAAAGGAATTAACTTAGAGATTAAAGCCGGACAAACTGTTGCAATTGTAGGATCCTCTGGCGCAGGTAAATCCACAATCATCAATTTATTGAATCGCTTTTATGATATCAATGCAGGAACAATTAAAATTGACCATATTGATATTCACGATTTTGAATTAGCGTCCTTGCGCAAACAAATTGCCATTGTTTTACAAGATGTTTTCTTGTTTAGCGATAGTATTCTGAATAATATCACCCTACATAATCCCGATATCACGAGAGAATTTGTCATTGAATCTGCAAAGAAGATAGGCATTCACGAATTCATTGTAAATTTACCAGGTGGATATGATTATGACGTAAAAGAACGCGGTGTGATGTTGTCTTCAGGACAACGCCAGTTGATTGCCTTCTTACGTGCCTATGTAAGTAGACCGAGTATTTTAATTCTCGATGAAGCAACCTCTTCGATTGATTCACATTCAGAAGAACTCCTTCAAAAAGCGACGGACTACTTAACACACAATCAAACGTCTATTATCATTGCACACCGTTTGGCAACCATTGTCAATGCTGATGTGATCATTGTCATGGATAAAGGTAAAATTGTGGAAAAAGGAACACATCAAGAGTTATTGACCTATGATAACGGATACTATAGAAACTTATATGAATCCCAATTTAAAGTGGTAGAATCAGCTTAA
- the rho gene encoding transcription termination factor Rho, producing MFDISQLEKMKVSDLQEIAKKAKLTKVSTLKKGELIERIIALQTPTEAKAPKPVAKKEKTVEAETVQAVPAEATAVEKPKRPRLAKQATEVEATPVEGKQQKVTETTNQSTKPSRGEQADAEVSKADQSAQPRDNRKEFTAKKKNDNTKRDFQKRDFKNNRKQQGEDQRQGVAQDTTKSETESSVVSDQPMVEQENKKHHHNQQGNKNQQRNQNQSNNNNAQQKNNFREPDYEFDGIIESEGVLEMMPDGYGFLRSADYNYLSSPDDIYLSQSQIRLFGLKTGDTVKGVVRPPKEGEKFFPLVRVLKINGHDPQSVRDRVSFEHLTPIFPTEKFKLDGHRSTTSTRIMDMFAPIGKGQRGMIVAQPKTGKTMLLKDVANAIAANHPEVYLIVLLIDERPEEVTDMQRSVRAEVIASTFDEPAERHVKVANIVLEKAKRLVECGHDVVILLDSITRLARAYNTVQPASGKVLSGGVDANALQKPKRFFGAARNIENGGSLSIIATALVDTGSKMDEVIFEEFKGTGNMELQLDRKLANKRIYPAIDITSSSTRRDDELLDRDALQRTWTVRKVMDDMNSIEAMTSIIDSIKNTKNNEEFFAEIQG from the coding sequence ATGTTTGACATTTCCCAATTAGAAAAAATGAAGGTTTCTGACCTTCAGGAGATCGCGAAGAAGGCTAAGCTGACTAAGGTGTCGACTTTAAAAAAAGGAGAGTTAATTGAGCGAATTATAGCGCTTCAGACTCCGACAGAAGCTAAAGCGCCAAAGCCTGTTGCGAAAAAAGAAAAAACGGTTGAAGCTGAAACGGTTCAAGCTGTGCCAGCAGAAGCTACTGCAGTAGAAAAACCTAAACGCCCAAGGCTAGCTAAACAAGCGACGGAAGTTGAAGCAACTCCGGTGGAAGGGAAACAACAGAAGGTAACTGAAACAACAAATCAATCGACAAAACCTTCAAGAGGAGAACAAGCAGATGCAGAAGTAAGCAAAGCCGACCAATCTGCTCAACCTCGTGATAATCGAAAAGAGTTTACCGCAAAGAAGAAAAATGACAATACAAAGCGCGATTTTCAAAAACGCGACTTTAAAAATAATAGAAAGCAACAAGGAGAAGATCAACGTCAAGGAGTTGCCCAAGATACTACAAAAAGCGAAACTGAATCTTCAGTTGTAAGCGACCAGCCTATGGTTGAACAAGAGAACAAGAAACACCACCACAATCAACAAGGCAATAAAAATCAACAACGAAATCAAAACCAATCCAATAACAATAACGCCCAACAAAAAAATAATTTCAGAGAACCTGATTATGAGTTCGATGGTATTATTGAAAGTGAAGGTGTGTTGGAGATGATGCCTGACGGTTATGGTTTCTTGCGTTCTGCCGATTACAATTATTTATCCTCTCCAGATGATATTTATTTATCTCAATCACAAATCCGCCTTTTTGGATTGAAAACTGGAGATACAGTAAAAGGAGTGGTACGCCCTCCGAAAGAAGGAGAAAAATTCTTCCCTTTGGTACGCGTATTAAAAATCAATGGCCATGATCCTCAAAGCGTGAGAGACCGTGTATCTTTTGAACATTTAACACCGATTTTCCCTACGGAGAAATTCAAATTAGATGGACATAGAAGTACAACGTCAACGCGTATTATGGATATGTTTGCTCCAATTGGTAAGGGACAACGTGGAATGATCGTTGCTCAACCAAAAACGGGTAAAACCATGTTATTGAAAGATGTTGCTAATGCTATTGCTGCCAATCACCCAGAAGTTTATTTGATTGTTTTATTAATCGATGAGCGCCCAGAGGAGGTTACAGATATGCAACGTAGCGTTAGAGCAGAAGTAATTGCTTCTACTTTTGATGAACCAGCAGAACGTCACGTAAAAGTAGCTAATATTGTTTTAGAAAAAGCAAAACGCTTGGTAGAGTGTGGACACGATGTGGTTATCTTATTGGATTCCATTACGCGTTTAGCTCGTGCTTATAACACAGTGCAACCGGCTTCAGGAAAAGTATTGAGTGGTGGAGTGGATGCGAATGCATTACAAAAGCCAAAACGTTTCTTCGGAGCTGCTCGTAATATCGAAAATGGAGGATCGTTGAGTATTATTGCTACGGCATTAGTAGATACAGGATCTAAAATGGACGAAGTTATTTTCGAAGAGTTCAAAGGAACGGGGAACATGGAACTTCAATTGGATCGTAAATTGGCAAATAAACGCATTTACCCTGCGATTGACATCACTTCTTCAAGTACACGTCGCGATGATGAGTTGTTAGACAGAGATGCTTTACAACGCACATGGACTGTTCGTAAGGTAATGGATGATATGAATTCAATTGAAGCGATGACTTCTATTATTGATTCAATTAAAAACACAAAAAATAACGAAGAGTTCTTTGCAGAAATTCAAGGATAA
- the lpdA gene encoding dihydrolipoyl dehydrogenase translates to MKFDIIVLGSGPGGYVTAIRASQLGFKVAVVERENLGGICLNWGCIPTKALLKSAQVFEYLKHASDYGLTINGEVDKDFDAVVTRSRGVAAGMSKGVQFLMKKNKIEVIDGFGKVKPGKKIDVTDKDGKVTEYSADHIIIATGARSRELPNLPQDGTKVIGYRQALTLPKQPKKMIVVGSGAIGVEFAYFYNAMGTDVTVVEFMPNIVPVEDEDISKQFERSLKKAGIKVMTNASVEKVDTTGEGVKATVKTAKGEEIIEADIVLSAVGIKTNIENIGLEEVGIATDRDKILVNDFYQTNIPGYYAIGDVVPGQALAHVASAEGILCVEKIAGHHVEPLDYGNIPGCTYATPEIASVGLTEKKAIEAGYEIKVGKFPFSASGKAQAGGTPDGFVKVIFDAKYGEWLGCHMIGAGVTDMIAEAVVARKLETTGYEILKAVHPHPTMSEAVMEAVADAYGEVIHL, encoded by the coding sequence ATGAAATTCGATATTATTGTTTTAGGAAGTGGCCCTGGAGGGTACGTTACTGCAATCAGAGCATCTCAATTAGGCTTTAAAGTCGCAGTAGTTGAAAGAGAAAATTTAGGAGGTATTTGCTTAAACTGGGGATGTATTCCTACAAAAGCACTTCTAAAATCTGCACAAGTATTTGAATACTTGAAGCATGCTTCTGACTATGGTTTGACAATTAATGGAGAAGTTGATAAAGATTTCGATGCTGTAGTTACACGTTCACGTGGAGTTGCTGCTGGAATGAGCAAAGGTGTTCAATTCTTGATGAAAAAGAACAAAATTGAGGTTATCGATGGATTTGGAAAAGTAAAACCAGGTAAAAAGATTGATGTAACAGATAAAGATGGAAAAGTAACAGAATATAGTGCTGACCATATTATCATCGCAACAGGAGCTCGTTCTAGAGAATTACCAAACTTACCACAAGATGGTACAAAAGTAATCGGATACCGTCAAGCTTTAACTTTACCGAAACAACCAAAGAAAATGATTGTGGTTGGTTCGGGTGCAATTGGAGTTGAGTTTGCTTATTTCTATAATGCAATGGGAACTGATGTAACTGTTGTTGAATTTATGCCAAACATCGTTCCTGTAGAAGACGAAGATATCTCAAAACAATTCGAGCGTTCATTGAAAAAAGCTGGAATTAAAGTAATGACGAATGCTTCTGTAGAAAAAGTAGATACAACTGGAGAAGGCGTAAAAGCTACAGTTAAAACAGCTAAAGGAGAAGAAATCATTGAAGCTGATATCGTTTTATCTGCAGTAGGTATTAAAACAAATATCGAAAATATTGGTTTAGAAGAAGTTGGAATTGCTACAGATAGAGATAAAATCTTAGTAAACGATTTCTACCAAACAAATATCCCTGGATACTATGCAATTGGAGACGTTGTTCCTGGACAAGCATTAGCACACGTTGCTTCTGCAGAAGGAATCTTATGTGTTGAGAAAATCGCTGGTCACCATGTTGAGCCATTAGATTATGGAAATATCCCTGGATGTACATACGCTACTCCTGAAATTGCTTCTGTTGGATTAACAGAGAAAAAAGCAATCGAAGCTGGATACGAAATCAAAGTTGGTAAATTCCCATTCTCAGCTTCTGGAAAAGCACAAGCAGGAGGAACACCTGACGGATTTGTAAAAGTGATCTTCGATGCAAAATACGGAGAATGGTTAGGATGTCACATGATTGGTGCTGGTGTTACAGATATGATTGCTGAGGCAGTTGTAGCTCGTAAACTAGAAACAACAGGATATGAAATCCTTAAAGCGGTTCACCCTCACCCTACAATGAGTGAAGCTGTAATGGAAGCTGTTGCTGACGCTTACGGTGAAGTAATCCACTTATAA
- a CDS encoding M64 family metallopeptidase, protein MRKIKKIVLALLCSGVFTAVQAQDFNQYFENKTLRLDYIFGGNAQEQFIVLDELARYPEWAGRTHHLSENALRGNGQVRLYDEATNQLIYTTSFSTLFQEWLSTEEAERATKSFENVFLVPFPKQKTKVEVVLFDVNGQEKSTLTHWIQPEDILIHDKGIAGVTPHEYIHQAKDNSKAINVVFVAEGYTAAEMNQFVEAAKVSVDEILKHQPFGQFGDYFNFIAVKSPSKDSGVSVPRKGEWKKTAVASNFDTFYSERYLTTNRLKQLHDLLAGIPYEHIIILANTNVYGGGGIYNSYTLTTTGHKDFKPVVVHEFGHSFAGLADEYFYEQDVLSDFISNQTEPWEQNITTLKDFDSKWKSQLKKGTPVPTPLNQAKKYPIGVYEGLPGNGIYKGELECRMRTNQHDKFCAVCQHAIENLIHFYID, encoded by the coding sequence ATGAGAAAAATAAAGAAGATTGTTTTAGCCTTGCTGTGTAGTGGGGTATTCACAGCGGTACAAGCACAAGATTTTAATCAATATTTCGAAAACAAGACGTTGCGCTTGGATTATATTTTTGGAGGAAATGCCCAAGAGCAGTTTATCGTATTAGATGAATTGGCTCGCTATCCAGAATGGGCAGGAAGAACCCATCACTTGAGTGAAAATGCACTGAGAGGAAATGGGCAGGTGCGTTTGTACGATGAAGCTACTAATCAATTAATTTACACCACAAGTTTTAGCACCCTCTTTCAGGAGTGGCTTTCTACAGAAGAGGCTGAAAGAGCAACGAAGAGTTTTGAAAATGTTTTTCTCGTTCCATTTCCCAAGCAAAAAACCAAAGTTGAAGTCGTTTTATTCGATGTAAATGGACAAGAAAAAAGTACATTAACACATTGGATTCAACCTGAAGATATCCTGATTCACGATAAGGGAATTGCAGGAGTAACCCCTCATGAATATATACATCAAGCCAAGGACAATAGTAAGGCAATTAACGTTGTTTTTGTTGCAGAAGGTTATACAGCAGCTGAAATGAATCAATTTGTGGAAGCAGCTAAAGTTTCTGTAGATGAAATATTGAAACATCAACCTTTTGGGCAATTTGGCGATTATTTTAATTTCATTGCTGTAAAAAGTCCATCGAAAGATTCAGGCGTAAGTGTACCAAGAAAAGGAGAATGGAAAAAAACAGCTGTAGCTTCTAATTTTGATACGTTTTATTCCGAGCGTTATTTGACAACAAATCGCCTAAAACAATTGCACGATTTACTGGCGGGAATTCCGTATGAACATATCATTATTTTAGCAAATACAAATGTGTATGGAGGAGGAGGTATCTACAATTCCTATACGTTGACGACGACAGGACATAAGGATTTTAAACCTGTGGTTGTGCATGAATTTGGACATAGTTTTGCAGGGTTAGCTGATGAGTATTTTTATGAACAAGATGTATTGAGTGATTTCATTTCCAATCAAACGGAACCTTGGGAGCAAAATATCACTACGTTAAAAGATTTTGATTCTAAATGGAAAAGCCAATTAAAAAAAGGAACGCCAGTGCCAACGCCCTTGAATCAAGCTAAAAAATATCCCATAGGTGTTTATGAAGGATTGCCAGGGAATGGCATTTACAAAGGAGAATTGGAATGTCGTATGCGTACCAACCAACACGATAAATTTTGTGCGGTATGTCAGCATGCAATAGAAAATTTAATTCACTTTTATATTGATTAA